From Thermoflexus sp.:
CGTTTCACCACCTACCTCTACCCCCACCTCGACTTCTTCCTGAGACGGGAGATCCAGCGCCAGCTCCCGGCCCGGTTGGAGCGCGGCCTTTCCGACGAGCGCCTGGATGACCTGGAAGCGGAGGAGGATGCCCTCCACGACGTCGAGCTCCGGCATACGCTCGACGCCCTGCTCAGCCGGTTGAGAGCGGAATCCCCCCTGGCCTTTGAGGTGATCGCCTGCTTCTATGGCCTGGAGGGCCGGCGGATGCATCCCCTTCCGGTCATCGAGCGCCGGCTGGGCTTGCCGCGGGGGGAGGGGGAGCGGTGGTTGCAGGAGGGGTTAAGCCGGCTGCGCCAGATGTGGGGAGAGGAGGACTTGGAGGACGGGACCGCTCCCCCCGGAGGGCCTTCCGGATCCCCGGGGCCTGCTCCCCTCCAGGCCCCCGGCGGCCCGAGGCGCTGAAGCGCGGAAGAGGGCGTGGCCCCTCCCTCGGGATGCGCGCCGATGGGACCGAGGATCCCGGGCCCCACGGGCTCGGCTCCCCGCGCCCTCCCTGTTTCGGGGAGGGGGCGAGGGGGCGACCGGCCCGTGGGGGGGTTCGGGGACGTGCCGTGGGGGTGATCCGGGCCGGCCGGAACCCGGCCGTCTGGGAGGGCATCGCCCG
This genomic window contains:
- a CDS encoding sigma factor, coding for MTRAKMRQAFADFDRIHQLVGRAAARVIRTLDLPPWLEWEDVLQEGFRMACEAVDRWDPRRARFTTYLYPHLDFFLRREIQRQLPARLERGLSDERLDDLEAEEDALHDVELRHTLDALLSRLRAESPLAFEVIACFYGLEGRRMHPLPVIERRLGLPRGEGERWLQEGLSRLRQMWGEEDLEDGTAPPGGPSGSPGPAPLQAPGGPRR